The nucleotide window CTGTCGTCGTGATCCTCGGGGGCCGCTTTGCGGCCCATCGCGACACAAGGCCGCTCCTACAGGGGACCGCGAAACCACATGGAATTGCGGTTTCGCGGGAAATCGCGGCGCGAGCTTTTGTAGGAGCGGCCTTGTGTCGCGATCTGAGGGCGCAGCCCTCACCGCGTCATACTCGGTAATGATCCACCGGCGATGCATTTCATCGCCATGCCTATCCTGTGAATGCAATGTTCAAAGGAAGTCGACATGGATCGTCACGGCAACCATCGCTTGCGCCAAGGGCGCTTTTCAGAGCCAGGCCGGCTCTACCTGCTAACCACCATCACACGCCATCGCCTCCCGTTGTTCGAGAACCTCTGGTTTGCGCGTTCGGCCATTCAGCAATTGCGGCTGAGTGATCGAGAGGGGAGTTGCCGTTCGCTGGCCTGGGTCTTGATGCCGGACCATTTGCACTGGCTGATCGAGCTTGGCCCGACCAGCCTGGGCAAACTCATGTGTGCCTTCAAGTCGCGAAGCAGTTGCGCGCTCTACCGTACAGGTGCCGAGCGACAGCACATCTGGCAACCCGGCTTTTACGACCGAGCGCTGCGCAAGGAGGAGGATGTAAAGGCCGCTGCCCGCTACATCATCGCCAATCCCATTCGGGCTGGCCTGGTGCGGCGGGCTGGTGATTATCCACATTGGGATTGTGTGTGGCTGTGAATCCGCAGGTGATCGCGATACCAGGCCATCTCCATGTAGGAGCGGCCTTGCGTCGCGATGGGCCGCAAAGCGGCCCCGGCATTACTGAATCCACTCACCTTTTTCCTGCAACCGCCATCCCACCCACCCCAACGTCACTGCCCGCAACCCCATGAACCCGAGAAACGCCAACCACAACCCATGGTTGCCAAACCCACTCATGAGCACCCCCAAGGGCAGCGCAATCACCACCGAAACCAACATCGCATTACGCATCTCCCGCGCCCGGGTCGCGCCTATGAACAAGCCATCCAGCAAATAACTCCACACCGCAATCAACGGCAGCAATGCCAGGTACGGCAGGTACGGATAAGCCGCTGCCCGCACACTCTCGATGTCGGTCTGCAAATCGATGAACAGGTGCCCGCCCAGCAGGAACAACCCGGCAAACCCCAGGCTGATGATCAGCGACCAGCCACAGGCCACCACCAGCGAGCGGCGCAATGTGTCGCGGTCGCGGGCGCCAATGGCATGGCCGCACAGGGCCTCTACCGCGTGCGCCAACCCGTCAAGCGCATAGGCAGTCAGCAGCAGGCCGTTGAGCAGCAGGGCATTGGCCGCCACGGTGGCTTCGCCCAGACGAGCGCCTTGCACGGTGATCAGCAGGAACACCAGTTGCAGCGCCAGGCTGCGCAGGAAGATGTCGCGGTTCACCGCCAGCAGCGGTCGCCAGGCCTGCCAGCGCTTGAGCGCCGCCCACACGATCTGCCCCGGGTAGGCGCGCAGGGCCGGGCGAGTCAGGGCCAGGCCGAGCAGGGCGGCGCTCCATTCTGCAATCACCGACGCCCGCGCCGAACCTAGCACGCCCCAGCCCAGGCCAAGCACGAACCACAGGTTCAAGGCGATGTTCAGCAGGTTGGTGGTCAGCAGGATGGCCAGTGGCGCCCGCGCGTTCTGGGTGCCGAGGAACCAGCCGACCAGGGCGTAGCTGGCCAGTGCCGCGGGCAGGCCAAGCAAGCGGGTATGGAAGAAGTCTTCGGTGGCTTGCTGCAGGGCCGCGCTGGGTTGCATCGCGTGCAGCGCCAGCTGGCTGAAGGGCAGGGCCAGCAGGCCGATCAGCAGGGCGAAGCCGACCGCCAGCAACAGCCCTTGTACCAGTACCTGGCGCAACGCTGCCCCGTCGCCTCGGCCGGCGGCCTGGGCGGCGAAGCCGGTGGAGCCCATGCGCAGGAAGCCCATCAGGCCGACCATGAAGGTGAACAGCGTGGCGCCCACGGCTACGGCACCCAACTGGTGGGCGTGGGGGAGGTGGCCGATGACCGTGCTGTCGACCAGGGCTACCAGCGGCACGGAGATGTTGGACAGGATCATCGGCGCGGCCAGGGCCCAGACCTTGTGGTGGGTGGGGCGGTGCTGCCAGTCGGTGGTCAGTGAGGTCATCGGGCGTCCTGGGGAATCCTGGGGCTGCTGCGCAGCCCTTTCGCGACACAAGGCCGCTCCTACAGGAACCGCAAGGCCTTCCAG belongs to Pseudomonas asiatica and includes:
- a CDS encoding REP-associated tyrosine transposase, which codes for MDRHGNHRLRQGRFSEPGRLYLLTTITRHRLPLFENLWFARSAIQQLRLSDREGSCRSLAWVLMPDHLHWLIELGPTSLGKLMCAFKSRSSCALYRTGAERQHIWQPGFYDRALRKEEDVKAAARYIIANPIRAGLVRRAGDYPHWDCVWL
- a CDS encoding MATE family efflux transporter, whose protein sequence is MTSLTTDWQHRPTHHKVWALAAPMILSNISVPLVALVDSTVIGHLPHAHQLGAVAVGATLFTFMVGLMGFLRMGSTGFAAQAAGRGDGAALRQVLVQGLLLAVGFALLIGLLALPFSQLALHAMQPSAALQQATEDFFHTRLLGLPAALASYALVGWFLGTQNARAPLAILLTTNLLNIALNLWFVLGLGWGVLGSARASVIAEWSAALLGLALTRPALRAYPGQIVWAALKRWQAWRPLLAVNRDIFLRSLALQLVFLLITVQGARLGEATVAANALLLNGLLLTAYALDGLAHAVEALCGHAIGARDRDTLRRSLVVACGWSLIISLGFAGLFLLGGHLFIDLQTDIESVRAAAYPYLPYLALLPLIAVWSYLLDGLFIGATRAREMRNAMLVSVVIALPLGVLMSGFGNHGLWLAFLGFMGLRAVTLGWVGWRLQEKGEWIQ